From Eriocheir sinensis breed Jianghai 21 chromosome 37, ASM2467909v1, whole genome shotgun sequence, one genomic window encodes:
- the LOC127008219 gene encoding solute carrier family 35 member E1 homolog — MAEEKEGGEVVRVILLCAAWYLISSGNNVVGKTLLNEFPYPMTVTMVQLVSIAIFSSPVLRWMRVRPRSDISWSYYKRIIIPLAFGKFLASVFSHVSIWRVPVSYAHTVKATMPLFTVLLGRFLLGERQTTKVYFSLVPIILGVAVATTTELSFDMLGLVAALMSTCGFSLQNIYSKKVLTDTGLHHLRLLHLLGCLALFMFLPVWVFTDGLSIFRDETLIVRRDPWETITLLLLDGGLSWMQNLVAFTILHHVTPLTYAVASATKRISIITVSLLLLRNPVTLPNVVGMFMAIMGVLGYNKAKYDANKAKKKAALVPLSQVTSSKHLYHPLQHPPFHPAYMFNHMDAARQGPYPRLPNGTAPVLQTSLQNGHIPPSKTSHSPSHVSRANGSIEAI, encoded by the exons AtggcagaggagaaagaaggcgGGGAGGTTGTGCGTGTGATATTACTATGTGCCGCGTGGTATTTGATAAGCTCGGGCAACAATGTGGTGGGGAAGACCCTCCTCAACGAGTTCCCGTACCCCATGACGGTCACTATGGTGCAGCTGGTGTCCATAGCGATCTTCAGCAGTCCAGTGTTACGGTGGATGCGTGTGCGGCCTCGCTCGGACATAAGTTGGAGTTATTATAAGCGAATTATTATTCCTTTAGCGTTCGGGAAGTTCCTAGCGTCGGTGTTCTCGCACGTTAGTATATGGAGGGTGCCCGTCTCTTACGCCCACACAG TGAAGGCCACCATGCCACTGTTCACTGTGTTGCTGGGGCGCTTCCTGCTGGGGGAGAGGCAGACCACTAAG GTGTACTTCTCCCTGGTGCCTATCATCCTTGGGGTTGCTGTTGCCACCACCACAGAGTTGTCTTTTGACATGCTGGGCCTTGTGGCTGCCCTCATGTCCACCTGTGGCTTCTCTCTccaaaacatatattcaaagaAG GTCCTGACAGACACTGGCTTGCACCACCTGCGGCTGCTGCACCTTTTGGGCTGCCTAGCGCTCTTTATGTTTCTCCCGGTGTGGGTGTTCACAGACGGACTCAGTATATTCCGGGATGAAACTCTG ATTGTGAGACGAGACCCCTGGGAGACCATCACATTACTGTTGCTAGATGGGGGACTCAGCTGGATGCAGAACCTTGTGGCATTCACTATTCTGCACCACGTCACACCCCTCACCTATGCTGTTGCAAGTGCCACCAAACGAATCTCAATCATCaccgtctctctcctcctcctgcgtaaCCCTGTCACATTGCCCAATGTGGTGGGGATGTTCATGGCCATAATGGGTGTGCTGGGCTACAATAAG GCAAAATATGATGCaaataaagcaaagaagaaagcagCACTTGTTCCTCTGAGTCAGGTGACCAGCTCCAAGCACCTCTACCACCCCCTGCAGCACCCACCCTTCCACCCCGCCTACATGTTCAATCATATGGATGCAGCCAGACAGGGGCCGTATCCAAGGCTTCCGAATGGCACCGCCCCTGTGCTTCAAACCTCCCTCCAGAATGGTCACATCCCTCCCTCTAAAACCAGCCACAGTCCTTCTCATGTCTCAAGAGCTAATGGCAGTATAGAAGCTATATGA
- the LOC127008213 gene encoding nuclear pore complex protein Nup160-like encodes MAGQLGLREVQPDQSALLHWRNITIDTGAAQSTLQDIKVPEYGGGYAFSPVCPATRNRYLFWRVCHDLVELWEESLDQDFISNHVQLRFADTPVLEGLSVHETRQHVFILLATVSSVHRFRLPHPQAFQQGNKGRPQSILSDLTFQSLKDCHHLHILNSSATGEGLPHTASTHLVPGEGMAVFVLGQAEGTLTVVRMSDPPLGVTSHTIKNTSIVNRFFTGFVPGMFRGGVEGCETVSSMVVGEVAAGEVVAIGVCRDARVRAWCCSRLQCVLHHDALENTAEAGRRLTPGAQRHQVRKAGDGGNTLVAVFLTFAEKHLLLLYRPNMVQGQLSLTHLKTLYPPQYDLVDMSLTHTHFWTLWTDSSNETQLLYAAVESGEESQQEPPGLCSVVLEPLPEKEVPITDPFLDLREVYLRELFVPNRFSAHTLRKALGIYRRSIDLASLGDRGMARLQEEVEMALRDEVEARVSSALSEEEVMQVTHEVWATFYSHTLQYHLVGQKPVGVVGGVGVVRKQVVSWVRPVDVVEVMAMLPLEEVRMGALADVVGEDSAAGLVSLVRPLRLLHQALPPEQEAAFSLDLYHLQPPDCLAEALASSLLAHDAALSAALSRHLASLPGIVSALWAYLHALQLDLGLPDALAQGDSGACSSGAVSGLLAGRSGAAVVGAVVGQVAHVRFQLCRDLLVLQQAALQLPQSCLPVDAAATIRSTLLPKTALLTQAYMALLHLATAPSERPTQATLETARRQLAVLTFGSSPSLPTQARPATVLELFYLGNGGDESRALAWPALEQVWSMSPDWATLVMPLAITLAQLAWPISRCLLLLEWMVWAGQHSAVQQYVRLLQPWCEWNSFSRKFLLGVSLLNQGEAAKAAQLLIEAMEGVVSEDFLGMQVAGGASDTPSDQLRITYCLRVVRLLEQAGQPALALQAAQQGVAMAGPQEPALAALYSVVFKHELDLHHHDEAFTALLACPDAQRRRDCLRQLVVALHDRRCLETLIGYQYGGLEGEVVTILENRARSADILLNNYYHILYAFHVSKHNYKKAASVMYECALRLNVEGVREKGVRQQGKCYLACLNCLQHIPQQEAWIVRPLTAQFSEDTSSFPSKGEGVSPKRSSEGDPVAPPMPRCRPQVKVLELTHIQREYELVHARLLLLKALPDVPLSGGPLNPADTISLLTHAKLFREAVQLARLFEQSVEPILKGLAHTCLNSPIVQPPTLEDTSREGDERTVWWKMLKQLIEQEEKGSQSVLHYAVASALLQHSTLLPAWLVTSYKTRNCGELLRLYVTHGLLEEAVRLAVQYLDGVLGQGTRQVGLSTALHAAAPPVWLPYTALDKLLLELGEVQHNQYYRKLRDDLMRKLDLYKQELVQVSHNRVVLLQA; translated from the exons ATGGCGGGTCAGCTGGGCCTTCGCGAGGTTCAGCCAGACCAGTCGGCGTTGCTGCACTGGAGGAACATTACCATTGACACGGGTGCGGCCCAGAGCACCCTCCAGGACATCAAGGTGCCGGAGTATGGAGGGGGCTACGCCTTCAGCCCTGTGTGCCCCGCCACTCGCAACCGGTACCTCTTCTGGCGGGTGTGTCACGACCTGGTGGAGCTCTGGGAGGAGAGTCTGGACCAGGACTTCATCAGCAACCATGTGCAGCTCAG GTTTGCTGACACCCCTGTGCTAGAGGGGCTGAGTGTTCACGAGACAAGGCAGCATGTGTTCATCCTGCTGGCCACTGTGTCCTCTGTGCACAGGTTTCGTCTGCCCCACCCCCAGGCCTTCCAGCAG GGAAACAAAGGCCGTCCTCAGTCCATCCTAAGTGACCTGACCTTTCAGTCTCTCAAAGACTGCCATCACCTGCACATCCTCAACAGCAGTGCCACAG GAGAGGGTCTGCCACATACTGCTAGTACCCATCTTGTGCCTGGCGAGGGCATGGCGGTGTTCGTGCTGGGCCAGGCAGAAGGAACACTCACAGTGGTCAGGATGTCAGATCCGCCATTGGGGGTCACCTCGCACACCATCAAAAACACCTCCATTGTTAACAGATTCTTCACAGGCTTTGTCCCAGGAATGTTCAG GGGAGGAGTGGAAGGCTGTGAGACAGTGAGTAGCATGGTGGTGGGAGAGGTGGCTGCCGGGGAGGTAGTGGCCATTGGGGTGTGTCGGGATGCAAGGGTGCGGGCTTGGTGCTGTTCTCGCCTCCAGTGTGTGCTGCACCACGATGCCTTAGAGAACACCGCAGAGGCTGGCCGCAGGCTGACGCCTGGGG CCCAGCGTCACCAGGTGAGGAAGGCAGGCGATGGAGGAAACACTCTAGTGGCGGTGTTCCTCACCTTCGCCGAGAAGCACCTGTTGTTGCTGTACCGGCCCAACATGGTGCAGGGACAGCTCTCCCTGACGCACCTCAAGACCCTCTACCCACCCCAG TATGACCTGGTGGACATGAGCCTCACCCACACCCATTTCTGGACACTGTGGACAGACTCCTCCAATGAGACACAG CTGCTGTATGCTGCAGTAGAAAGTGGGGAAGAGAGCCAGCAGGAGCCTCCTGGCCTTTGCTCAGTGGTTCTGGAGCCTTTGCCAGAGAAAGAGGTGCCCATCACTGATCCCTTCCTAGACCTACGTGAAGTGTACCTACGGGAGCTTTTTGTCCCCAATCGCTTCTCAGCACACACCCTCCGCAAGGCCCTGGGA ATTTACAGGCGTAGCATTGACCTGGCCAGCCTCGGGGACAGAGGAATGGCAAGGCTCCAGGAGGAGGTAGAAATGGCTCTGCGGGATGAGGTGGAGGCCAGAGTGAGCTCAGCATTATCTGAGGAGGAGGTGATGCAGGTGACTCATGAAGTTTGGGCCACCTTCTACTCCCACACTCTGCAGTACCACCTG GTTGGGCAAAAGCCTGTGGGTGTAGTTGGAGGAGTGGGTGTGGTGCGGAAACAAGTGGTGTCATGGGTGAGGCCtgtggatgtggtggaggtgatggccaTGCTGCCCCTCGAGGAGGTGAGGATGGGGGCACTGGCTGATGTTGTTGGAGAGGACAGTGCAGCCGGCCTAGTCAGCCTGGTTCGCCCTCTACGACTTTTGCACCAGGCCCTGCCACCAGAGCAAGAGGCAGCCTTTTCCCTTGACCTGTACCACCTTCAGCCCCCAGATTGCCTTGCTGAGGCCCTTGCCTCTTCTCTCCTGGCCCATGATGCTGCCCTCTCAGCAGCCCTTAGTCGTCACCTTGCCAGCCTCCCTGGTATTGTGTCTGCCCTCTGGGCCTACCTTCATGCTCTACAGTTAGACCTTGGTCTTCCAGATGCTCTAGCCCAGGGAGATAGTGGGGCGTGCTCTAGTGGGGCAGTGTCTGGGCTGCTGGCAGGGCGTTCTGGGGCTGCTGTCGTGGGTGCTGTTGTGGGACAGGTAGCACATGTGAGATTTCAGCTGTGTCGAGACCTGCTGGTATTACAACAAGCTGCTCTGCAGTTGCCGCAGTCTTGTTTGCCTGTGGATGCAGCTGCCACCATTCGATCCACACTCCTACCCAAGACAGCTCTTCTCACTCAAGCCTACATGGCACTGCTGCACTTGGCCACTGCTCCATCAGAGCGTCCCACCCAGGCCACCTTGGAGACAGCCCGTCGCCAGCTGGCTGTCCTCACGTTTGGCTCCAGCCCGTCCCTCCCCACACAGGCCCGCCCTGCAACTGTCCTGGAACTGTTTTACCTGggcaatggtggtgatgagtcACGGGCCCTGGCCTGGCCAGCCCTAGAGCAGGTGTGGAGCATGTCTCCTGACTGGGCCACACTGGTCATGCCTCTGGCCATAACACTGGCTCAGTTGGCCTGGCCCATCAGCCGCTGCCTTCTGCTGTTGGAGTGGATGGTGTGGGCCGGTCAGCACTCAGCAGTACAACAGTATGTCCGTCTCCTTCAGCCGTGGTGTGAATGGAACAGCTTTTCTCGTAAGTTTCTTTTGGGAGTGTCGCTGCTAAACCAGGGAGAAGCAGCAAAAGCAGCCCAGTTGTTAATTGAAGCAATGGAAGGAGTGGTGAGTGAAGACTTTTTAGGGATGCAGGTGGCTGGTGGTGCCTCAGACACACCCTCTGATCAGTTGCGCATCACATACTGCCTGAGGGTGGTGCGCCTTTTGGAGCAGGCCGGACAGCCAGCGCTAGCCCTGCAGGCAGCCCAGCAGGGGGTGGCCATGGCTGGCCCTCAGGAGCCTGCCCTAGCTGCTTTGTACTCAGTGGTGTTCAAGCATGAACTGGATCTCCACCACCATGACGAAGCCTTCACTGCCCTGCTGGCCTGTCCTGACGCACAGCGGCGCCGTGACTGTCTGCGGCAGCTGGTGGTGGCTCTCCATGACCGCAG GTGCCTGGAGACCCTGATTGGATACCAGTATGGGGGCCTAGAGGGGGAGGTGGTCACCATCTTGGAGAACCGTGCTCGCTCTGCTGACATCCTTCTCAACAACTATTACCACATTCTCTATGCCTTCCACGTGTCTAAGCACAATTACAAGAAAG CGGCAAGTGTGATGTACGAGTGTGCGTTGCGCCTCAAcgtggagggtgtgagggagaaggGTGTGCGGCAGCAGGGCAAGTGCTATCTGGCTTGCCTTAACTGTCTCCAGCACATCCCCCAGCAGGAGGCCTGGATAGTGAGGCCTCTTACTGCCCAATTCTCAGAAGACACATCCAGCTTCCCCAGTAAAG GTGAAGGAGTGAGCCCCAAGAGGAGCAGTGAGGGTGACCCAGTAGCGCCCCCAATGCCCCGCTGCCGCCCTCAAGTCAAGGTTCTGGAGCTCACCCACATCCAGCGAGAGTATGAGCTGGTCCACGCCCGCCTCCTGCTGCTCAAGGCACTGCCCGATGTGCCGCTCTCTG GAGGTCCCTTGAATCCTGCTGACACAATCAGCCTCCTGACACATGCCAAGCTGTTCCGAGAAGCAGTACAACTAGCAAGGCTGTTTGAGCAGTCTGTAGAGCCCATTCTGAAGGGTCTAGCACACACATGCCTCAATTCTCCGATCGTGCAGCCGCCCACTCTTGAGGACACCAGTA gagagggagatgagaggacaGTATGGTGGAAGATGTTGAAACAACTGatagagcaagaagaaaagggcAGTCAGTCAGTGCTTCATTATGCTGTTGCCTCTGCCTTACTGCAGCACTCCACATTGCTACCAGCCTGGCTAGTCACCTCATACAAG ACTCGCAACTGTGGTGAACTGCTGCGCCTTTATGTGACCCACGGCCTGCTGGAGGAGGCGGTGCGGCTGGCAGTGCAGTACCTGGATGGAGTGTTGGGCCAGGGCACACGCCAG GTTGGGTTGAGTACTGCATTACATGCAGCAGCCCCTCCAGTGTGGCTACCATACACTGCCTTGGACAAGTTGCTACTTGAGCTCGGTGAAGTACAGCACAATCAATATTACAGAAAG TTACGAGATGACTTGATGCGAAAATTAGATCTCTACAAGCAAGAACTGGTGCAGGTTTCCCACAATCGAGTGGTTCTCCTTCAGGCTTGA
- the LOC127008221 gene encoding RNA transcription, translation and transport factor protein-like, with amino-acid sequence MMFKRKLTALDYMNPDNFNINDEKSFRDLVVWLEDQKIRHYKIEDRGALKGVEEADWVTAYQKYLGSLNCPVNPNARPAVLDWLLGLAVRFEYGDNAEKYKSETAENVRNRQKSGPKMVNTNPLDALDFQSSEFRDGVNRLAGQLGVTQHPDHLVTLKAISKLITSRLSAEAIQSPGEVIHQGKAYPIFEADLGFETGDPVLNNAGKALRLMYIHDLRNLQTRINESIVAVQTITANPKTDTKLGKVGR; translated from the exons ATGATGTTTAAAAGGAAACTGACGGCGCTGGACTATATGAACCCCGACAACTTCAATATAAATG ATGAGAAGAGCTTCCGGGATCTGGTGGTGTGGCTGGAGGACCAGAAAATTCGCCACTACAAGATTGAGGATCGTGGAGCCctgaaaggggtggaggaagcgGACTGGGTCACTGCTTACCAAAAATACCTGGGCAGCCTCAACTGTCCCGTCAACCCTAACGCACGTCCGGCTGTATTGGATTGGCTGCTTGGTCTGGCAGTGCGCTTTGAATATGGTGACAATG CTGAAAAATACAAGAGTGAAACAGCAGAAAATGTTAGGAATCGGCAGAAATCTGGTCCCAAGATGGTTAATACAAATCCTCTGGATGCTTTAGACTTCCAAAGCTCAGAATTCAGAG ATGGAGTCAACAGACTGGCAGGTCAGCTTGGAGTCACCCAACACCCTGATCACCTGGTGACCCTGAAAGCCATTAGCAAGTTGATCACCTCCAGACTCTCTGCTGAAGCAATACAAAGTCCAGGCGAAGTGATTCACCAG GGCAAGGCTTACCCCATCTTTGAGGCTGACCTTGGCTTTGAGACGGGTGATCCAGTGCTGAACAATGCTGGGAAGGCCCTGCGACTCATGTACATCCATGACCTGCGCAATCTCCAAACCCGCATCAATGAAAGCATAGTGGCTGTTCAGACCATTACTGCCAACCCCAAAACCGACACAAAGTTGGGTAAAGTGGGGCGTTAA
- the LOC127008216 gene encoding uncharacterized protein LOC127008216, producing the protein MSSGGEPPTSQSFTPFWIAGPGSPSTPVVGNPVANPVPPTDMAPLGGTGVASSVPSAMSQDITTMANAVPHDDFTNGLGEPPAPPPPEPQQQQQQQQQQQQQQQQQQQQQQQQAPPESPTIVKTQPPDPPSLEAAQVQTVQVQAVQVQRGQVQATQVQVTQVPAGQVVQGTGGATEVRVVESANPPACSSGAPAQFFHTTVEAEPAEVQDTLEKKKIKVQRRRLSPSHREMIIDLVFNEKKTSREVARYMGLPQSTVMSVVQVFKKEHRIHKKTATGRKRRLTTAQEFQLFEMSQERDNISVDEIRTRFLQLFPEFGHISKTTIYRTLERGKKGLIGMDPPPERYLEPIERFWGVKKKAKPKKAGGGADQSANHSVLEPSVSIMEETGPIETNSQEKDIISRQRRSLSIAEREMIISLFFNENRTIREVADFMHLAKSTVSSVVQVFKKEHRIQRKTSTGRKKKLSDEHEQMIMEILSHKEDITIEETRNRFLSLNPEVPNISKSTIYRIMENCQSKLRARSDMEVFVGAFVHSTDDSPMIVLPGMVMGVLNTKIEFMESLEELDHLKAEYGFTDSNIHYMTPGQFMMPGMIDTHIHASQFPNNGVAMDLPLLEWLQTYTFPTEANFSDTLFAREVYSKVVERLLRNGTTTAAYFGTIHLEGSKILADVVHDKGQRALIGKVNMMRNCPEYYRELCVQDSVRDTEEFIRYVRGIQSPLVMPIVTPRFAPTCPEDQLASLGQLASKYGCHIQSHLGETQPECNWVKELFPWAKSYTDVYDSMRLLSEKSVMAHCIWLGDEEIYTLRERGVGIAHCPNSNISIRSGLCDIRRLLNHGLKVGLGTDCSGGYSSSMLDAIRQSLQVSNVLALDRDPDYQRLSYKEAFRMATLGGAKVLNMEDRIGNFEIDKEFDALLIDVTAPGSAVDIFSKDAIEDKIQKFLYTGDDRNIARVYVAGHRILDLHNRNLH; encoded by the exons ATGTCCTCAGGAGGGGAGCCGCCCACATCCCAGTCCTTCACCCCATTCTGGATTGCTGGCCCAGGGTCCCCCTCCACCCCTGTGGTGGGCAACCCTGTGGCCAACCCAGTGCCGCCCACAGACATGGCCCCGCTAGGCGGCACTGGAGTGGCCAGCTCTGTACCCTCAGCCATGTCTCAGGACATCACCACAATGGCCAATGCTGTGCCCCACGATGACTTTACCAACGGCTTGGGGGAGCCACCTGCCCCACCCCCTCCTgagccacagcagcagcagcaacagcaacaacaacagcagcaacagcaacaacagcagcagcaacagcaacaacagcaagca CCGCCAGAATCTCCAACCATTGTGAAGACTCAGCCCCCAGACCCTCCTTCACTAGAGGCTGCACAGGTGCAAACTGTCCAGGTGCAGGCTGTGCAGGTCCAGAGAGGGCAGGTGCAGGCCACTCAGGTGCAGGTGACTCAGGTGCCAGCCGGACAGGTTGTGCAGGGGACTGGAGGTGCCAcggaggtgagggtggtggaaAGTGCCAACCCTCCGGCCTGCTCCAGTGGTGCTCCAGCCCAGTTTTTCCACACCACTGTGGAGGCAGAGCCCGCAGAAGTGCAGGACACActagagaagaagaagatcaaggtgCAGCGGCGGAGACTGTCACCATCACACCGTGAGATGATCATTGACTTAGTGTTCAATGAGAAGAAGACATCAAGGGAG GTGGCACGCTACATGGGTCTGCCGCAGTCCACCGTCATGTCAGTAGTGCAGGTGTTCAAGAAAGAGCATCGCATCCACAAGAAGACAGCTACTGGGCGCAAGAGACGCCTCACCACAGCTCAGGAGTTCCAGCTGTTTGAAATGTCACAGGAGCGGGACAACATCTCCGTGGACGAGATACGCACAAGGTTTCTGCAGCTCTTCCCTGAATTTGGTCACATCTCCAAGACCACCATATACAGAACTCTGGAGAGAGGCAAG AAGGGACTCATAGGGATGGACCCCCCACCAGAGCGCTATCTTGAGCCCATTGAGCGGTTCTGGGGAGTTAAGAAAAAAGCAAAACCAAAG AAAGCGGGTGGAGGGGCAGACCAAAGTGCCAACCACAGTGTGTTGGAGCCAAGTGTCAGCATCATGGAGGAGACAGGACCCATCGAGACCAACTCCCAGGAGAAGGATATCATCAGCCGCCAGCGCAGGTCCCTCTCTATTGCTGAGCGGGAAATGATCATAAG TCTCTTCTTCAATGAAAACCGTACCATCCGGGAGGTGGCCGACTTCATGCACCTTGCCAAGTCTACCGTATCCTCCGTGGTTCAGGTGTTCAAGAAGGAGCATCGCATCCAGCGCAAGACCTCCACCGGCCGCAAGAAAAAACTCTCTGATGAACACGAACAGATGATTATGGAGATCCTTTCGCACAAAGAAGACATCACTATAGAAGAAACAAGGAATAGGTTTCTCTCCCTCAACCCAGAAGTTCCAAATATTAGCAAGAGTACCATTTACAGAATTATGGAGAACTGCCAGTCTAAGTTG CGGGCCAGGTCAGACATGGAGGTGTTTGTGGGGGCCTTCGTGCACTCCACAGATGACTCCCCAATGATTGTGCTGCCAGGCATGGTGATGGGTGTCCTCAACACAAAG ATTGAATTCATGGAGAGCCTGGAGGAGTTGGACCACTTGAAGGCAGAGTATGGTTTCACTGACTCCAACATTCATTACATGACACCAGG gCAGTTCATGATGCCAGGAATGATTGACACCCATATTCATGCATCGCAATTTCCCAACAATGGAGTTGCTATGGATCTCCCTCTATTGGAGTGGCTTCAGACTTACACATTTCCCACTGAAGCCAACTTCTCCGACACCCTCTTTGCCCGTGAAGTCTACAGCAAAGTGGTG GAGAGGCTGTTGAGGAACGGCACCACTACTGCTGCTTACTTTGGTACCATCCACCTGGAGGGTTCCAAGATCCTGGCGGACGTGGTGCACGACAAGGGGCAGCGCGCACTCATTGGTAAGGTTAACATGATGAGGAACTGCCCAGAGTACTACCGGGAGCTGTGTGTTCAGGACTCCGTCAGGGACACCGAGGAGTTCATCAGATATGTGAGGGGCATCCAG TCTCCACTTGTTATGCCCATTGTGACACCTCGCTTTGCCCCAACGTGCCCTGAGGATCAGCTGGCATCGCTGGGGCAGCTAGCCAGTAAATATGGCTGTCACATTCAGAGTCACTTGGGTGAGACTCAGCCAGAGTGCAACTGGGTGAAGGAGCTGTTCCCTTGGGCCAAGTCCTATACTGATGTTTATGACAGCATGAGGCTCCTCAGTGAGAAG TCTGTGATGGCCCACTGTATATGGCTGGGGGATGAGGAGATCTACACCCTGCGGGAACGAGGTGTGGGCATCGCTCACTGCCCCAACTCCAACATCTCAATCCGGTCAGGTCTCTGTGACATCAGGAGACTTCTCAACCATGGACTCAAAGTTGGACTAGGCACAG ATTGCTCTGGTGGTTACAGCTCGTCAATGCTGGATGCCATAAGACAGTCCTTGCAGGTGTCCAATGTGTTAGCCTTAGACCGTGACCCAGACTACCAACGACTCTCTTACAAGGAGGCCTTCCGCATGGCCACACTTGGGGGTGCCAAAG TACTCAACATGGAAGATCGCATTGGCAATTTTGAAATAGACAAGGAGTTTGATGCCCTGCTTATTGATGTGACAGCACCAGGGTCAGCTGTCGATATCTTCAGCAAG GATGCCATAGAAGACAAAATCCAAAAGTTCCTCTACACTGGTGACGATCGCAACATTGCCCGAGTGTATGTTGCCGGCCACCGCATCCTGGACCTACACAACAGGAACCTACACTAG